tctctctctctctctctctctctctctctctctctctctccctctccctctccctctccctctccctctctctccctctccctctccctctccctctccctccctctctccctccctctctctctgtctgTGTGTGTCTAGAAAAAAATATCAAACAACGAGTTTGAAAGATTTAAAAAATGCAATATGTAGGTATTAGACTGGAATTATGTACATCCATTCTAGTGTCTTGGGAAAACTTGTTGATTTATAGTTCTCGTGAAAAAGCAACACAATTTGGTACGTGGATCGTCACCACACGTACAAAACGTGCGTGCCGTCTTCCCTAGTTTGCTTCGGCCACTGGCTGGACACGGCGCGCCACCTGTGCGTCCACGCCGAGATCTTATTTCGGAAATAGACATATTTTTAACCGCTTCCACTGCCGAATTCAGGAGTTGCGGACTACCCGTGGCACTCAACAAAGTGTCTACAAACTTGCAAACGGTTTAAGTGCCACACTCGGCGACAATTTGCTTGACAACTAGGTATTTTTTGTTACACTTGATAAAAACAAGTTAACAGACAGTGGTATGCCAAATATTTTTTAAAGGGGCCGACAAACTAGATTAACATACATGTGGCAATAGTTATCTGTTTGGTTCAAAGGAATGGAGCGAAAGAGAAGCATGCGACAATTTCTTTTGGTCGCAGTTTTATAAAAGAAAAACGCAGCTACAATCCACCCCTCCAAACTCCTACGAACAAAGAACTATCCTGAGGTTTTTAGTTGCATAATAACATCATAATTTTACTTTAACGTGTGATTTGACTTTGATagatcatgtttatgattcatgTGTTTTTCCTATTCCTGCGACCAAAGCACCCAAATTTGCAAAATTTCCATGTCTTTCAAATTTCTGTTTTATTCCTGTCCTATCCCTGTGTTTTGCCTATAAATCAAACATGCCCTTAGTGAGGTAGACCTGTTTAGATATGGAAGATGCGTCGTCCATACATGTACCAATGGCTTCCTCAAGTCAAATGCTCGAGATCATCGTCATCTAAATACAAAGTCATTGCTCGTGATGAGTCAACTCCCTCTTAAACGTGGGACGGTGACACCACCCACGATCGTGTGGCCGGGTCGAGCGCGCGGATTCTTAATAATTTTGCCTTATTTCACTAAACAATCGGCAAAGACAAATGATTCCAAAATCCCAATCAATCAGTCTGTGCATTTTCTTGAGATTCAAGCGAGCGACTTTGAGGAGCGAGAACGACAGCAGCGGCAGCGACTCGCGAACGCATCaagaaaaaaaattgaaaatggAAGAGAGAAAAGACAGAAGCTATAGCTGCACAAGAATTTGGCATCAGATCGTCACGCATGCACCGGCGTCGCGTCGGCGGCCTCGTCGTCCTGGGAGGCGGGGTGGAGCGCGCGGATCTTGATGTGGTACCGCGGCGGCCTGGTGGCGGCGGTGTTGTCGTCGTAGCCGAAGCCGACGTGGGAGCCGCACTTGCGGCAGAGCAGCCGCGTCCGGcgcgcgaagaggcggcgcgcgcgCACGTCCAGGCACCGGAACTCGTCCAGGTGCCCGAACCGCGCGTCGTCGATGGCGTCGAACACCAccaccgccgcgccgccgccccgcccGCACCCTTTCGTCGCGCCGGCGCCGACCATGCCCGCCGTGTCCCGCGCCAGCGAGCTCAGCTTCAGGTCGTAGCCGCACCTGCCGCAGCTGCAACAGAGAAACACCGCGTCAGTACGATCCATGGCACAATCTTGATGAAGATGCAATGCAGGTGGTGGTGGAGACCGACCCGTAGGTGACGGTGGAGAGGCTGCGGTGAAGAGgagaaggcttctccatctccATGCCATTGTCGATGTCCATGGATGCTTGGGTGGATCGATCTGTGTTGGGAGCTTATCTCTCACTTGTTTCCTGATTTGTCTTGGTGTGCGATGGGAGATCAATGGAGGTGGCATATATATAGCCGAGGCCCAAGGTCAAGCTAGGTGTATAGATGGAACGGGGGCTTAGCTTGTGCTGGGAAGGTGGAAGAAGAATTAAGGTGTAGGGCCTGCGCCGACCGAAGCGGGGAACATGCCCGTGCTGGGCGGTGGTGCTGGTCATCCTCTCTGCCCACGTTGCGACCGACCCAATCATCATCACCATAAGCTCAGTCATCATAATGCATCATCACCCTGCATTTTCCTCTGTCTTAATCTTCGAGATTTTATATTTATTTTATCCAGCTTGTCGATCGGTCAACGGGAACCTTGCTATGTTAGTTCAAATAATGCGCAATAATAGACCTAGAAAAAGTGTGTATATACAGGTACTGCGACGTACAAGTAACACTTACGCCTCGCCTTCGTTAAGTCAATGCTTGAGATCACCACTATCCGAGATGAAGTCAATGCTTAATACGAGTCAACTCTTAACCGTATCTGTGGTTTTGGCTATTTTTACACAGACTGTAGTTCTGAATTTTGAATTAAAAGACATAAACATTTTTCTACAAAAACAGGCGAAAACATGTTTGATACCTACTCTTGACGTGCCGGCCCAAAGATGTGTGGCCCTACAAAAGTTGCATTTATGGCCCAGAATATATCTTACATTCTCTAGTAGTCCTCCGATCAGATAAAATTGACGCGAatctctcaaaaaaaaagataaaattgacGCGATTCCTAAAAACAAATATGCGAGCACTGCAGAGCTACTAGCCTAGGTACGCCCGTACATTGCGTTGATTAAATACGACCAGAGTGACTAGatccaaaaaaaaagaaaaatctaCCGAATGGCATTATATCCGTTGAAGAAAGCAACATCTCAATCTAAAACATTTTTTAGCGAGATACCTAACTAGTTTTTATCGTTGTATAATTGTATTTTGTTTGATTATAATGGTTATGTACTGGACTTGTATTAGTTCTCCAGTACATCTCCTAGAAAACACTTCCAGTAAATGGCATTCTAGCGGCTAAACAAAGGTACATCTcaatctaaaatattttgtagcgAGATACCTAGCTAGTTCTTAGCATTAGGTTTGGCTTTGTTATTGTGGTTATGCATTGGACTTGTATTAGTTCTCTAGTACATCCCCTGCAAAACATTTTCTAGTAAATGGCATTATATCCGCTGAACAAAGGTACGACGAATGGTGTATCTCATTCTAAAACATTTTTATCGAGACATCGGGCTAATTTTTACCATTGAATTTTCTTTGGTTGTAATGTTCACGCACTAGACCTATATATATTAGTTGTATCAAAGGACCACAATGCGCTTTTGCATTAAGAAGCCTAGGCACCAAAATCTGCTTCAGAGCATCTCCAACAAAGTCCCCATTTCGGAGTTCTCAAAAGCAAAGCATGGCTTTCAGCCTCCAAAGCGCCATCAACTTCAGCTAGAGCCCCCATTTTAGAGCCCCATTTTCTCTTACACGTGGGGTCCAACCATTACTACATCATCTTCATTTTTCTTTGTTATTTTGGCTCATGTGGCACTAGAGGGGAGGGCGTAGTTGCCGGGAGTTGGAGACGGGTCATGCAGAAGAGGGGAGGCAAAGCGCGGGGACAACCGACTCTAGGGTTGCACGAGAAGAGCGAGAGTCTTCCTAGGAATGGGAGGTGAAAATTCCTTTGTCTTCTTACCTACGGcctacgggggggggggggggggggttgtggCTATCAAGGGCTCTATGGGGCAATGCAATTTTGTTGCCCCGAGTAGGGTCCTGCTGCCACTATTTTTTTGGCCTCGACCCCTCAAGCATGCTGGAGATGCTCTAGTACAGTATCTTGGTTTTACAAACAAACAATTAGTTGACAAGCTGTAGGGTTCGTCGCATGTAAAACAAAaattctaccgcaagaacgaataaatctatgagatccgAGCAACGAGAAAgaagagagactaaccctcgaagatccaaagccttaacgagatcagatctcgtggttgatgtagacgatcgttctggtgctgcaatccggcagcacttccgtactcggtcacgcgtacggtgtcgatgaagtccttcctctccccgttccagcgggaagcggaggaatagatcccctcggaatcccagcaacaCGATggtgtggtgatggtggtggaggagaattcctgcagggcttcgcctaagccggagcaggagaAACTGGGAGGGAGGACGGGTGGCAAATTCTGGAGGGTCTATGGCCGGCCATCCCACCCCTCTTTATATAGTGGGTGCGTACGACGAGGGTTTcccaaaacccatctagggccaaCGCCTAGAGGGCCTAGACCATGCCTAGacacggccaggggtgggcccgcgcctaggggtggtctggccccCTCTCGGcctttctccgtctcccctttggactccgtcttcgtgatAGAAAAATAAGAAAT
This Lolium perenne isolate Kyuss_39 chromosome 1, Kyuss_2.0, whole genome shotgun sequence DNA region includes the following protein-coding sequences:
- the LOC127330973 gene encoding uncharacterized protein At4g08330, chloroplastic is translated as MDIDNGMEMEKPSPLHRSLSTVTYGCGRCGYDLKLSSLARDTAGMVGAGATKGCGRGGGAAVVVFDAIDDARFGHLDEFRCLDVRARRLFARRTRLLCRKCGSHVGFGYDDNTAATRPPRYHIKIRALHPASQDDEAADATPVHA